From a region of the Deinococcus metallilatus genome:
- the cas8c gene encoding type I-C CRISPR-associated protein Cas8c/Csd1, giving the protein MLGALIRQAERAGLVTEPGFAPKELRWLAQLSGERLTGVLPLSDGRKGLTFTRCPEMGQPEMMALPRALGQAQAAHFLADTCGVVALLPATDKDGKPKTDDKSLTEQTRNADKHQTFRALLQRASESLPELGAVASALEDPEQLAWLRAELLRQGAKPTDKISFEADGLNLLESSDWHDWWRSFRRETFGRTGRNEGGGMLDLTSGERIMPANTHPKLGKLGVGAIAMGASLVGYDKEAFTSYGFAAGENGAVSEDNAAAYHAALDNLLDTAPILGQMKVAVWFDHRQTEGQVLVNALVDPPSLAEVTEEFFSLDDFDPEEEVKAEQTPEQQAEVARQRARKLLTAIRKGEEPDRLTARYFALAISGASGRAMVRDWHTGSLESLAEAVVMWFDDLAITSLSGKRANRPGLMRLLMCIQRPKSQDTKLDDYLKPVRNLQLPLWRAALDPGMPLPLSAISKVMEAHKAHVMTGKFTEALSREGSNDEKGRVYARMALIRAFHNRKARTQGGYLMSTHVDLNHPSPAYHCGRLMYLLANLQEAQGSEINAGVVQRYYGAASATPALVLGRLTRLSQHHLSKIGRDRPGLAFTLERDIAQVWTALGKDLPRTLTLEQQSLFALGYYQQLAAYSTERQERAAAKRAAEGQAGLSDTATPEVTSTEKGA; this is encoded by the coding sequence ATGCTCGGCGCACTGATTCGGCAGGCGGAACGCGCGGGCCTGGTGACGGAACCGGGATTTGCACCGAAGGAATTGCGTTGGCTGGCACAGCTCTCGGGCGAAAGGCTTACGGGCGTGCTTCCTCTCAGCGACGGCAGAAAGGGGCTGACTTTCACGCGCTGTCCGGAGATGGGGCAGCCGGAAATGATGGCGTTGCCGAGGGCGCTGGGTCAGGCGCAGGCCGCGCACTTCCTCGCGGATACCTGCGGTGTGGTGGCGCTCCTCCCCGCGACCGACAAGGATGGCAAGCCCAAAACGGACGACAAGAGTCTGACCGAACAGACCCGGAATGCTGACAAACATCAGACCTTTCGAGCCTTGCTGCAGAGAGCGTCAGAGAGCCTGCCGGAACTTGGAGCTGTGGCTTCAGCCCTCGAGGACCCGGAGCAACTGGCCTGGCTGCGGGCTGAGCTTCTCCGGCAGGGGGCCAAACCTACCGATAAAATCAGCTTCGAGGCGGACGGGCTAAACCTGCTGGAGAGTTCCGACTGGCATGACTGGTGGCGCAGCTTCCGCCGTGAGACGTTCGGGCGTACAGGTAGAAACGAGGGCGGCGGGATGCTCGACCTCACCAGCGGCGAGCGGATCATGCCCGCCAATACCCACCCGAAACTCGGCAAGTTGGGCGTCGGAGCTATTGCGATGGGGGCATCCCTGGTCGGCTACGACAAGGAGGCGTTCACCTCCTACGGCTTTGCGGCGGGCGAGAACGGGGCCGTTTCCGAGGACAACGCCGCTGCTTACCATGCCGCACTCGACAACCTGCTGGACACCGCGCCCATTCTCGGGCAGATGAAGGTGGCGGTCTGGTTCGACCACCGGCAGACCGAAGGTCAGGTGCTGGTGAATGCCCTGGTCGACCCCCCCTCGCTGGCTGAGGTGACCGAGGAATTCTTCAGTCTGGACGACTTCGACCCCGAAGAGGAGGTCAAGGCCGAGCAAACGCCGGAGCAGCAGGCGGAAGTGGCCCGGCAGCGTGCCCGGAAGCTCCTGACCGCCATCCGCAAGGGGGAGGAACCGGACAGACTCACCGCCCGTTACTTCGCTTTGGCGATCAGTGGCGCGAGTGGGCGCGCAATGGTACGCGATTGGCACACCGGCAGCCTGGAAAGCCTGGCGGAAGCGGTGGTGATGTGGTTTGACGATCTCGCCATCACCAGTCTGAGTGGCAAACGCGCGAACCGCCCCGGCCTGATGCGGCTGCTGATGTGCATTCAGCGGCCCAAGAGCCAGGATACCAAACTCGACGATTACCTCAAACCCGTTCGGAACCTGCAACTTCCCCTGTGGCGGGCGGCCCTGGACCCCGGCATGCCCCTTCCTCTCTCCGCCATCAGCAAGGTCATGGAAGCGCACAAGGCCCACGTCATGACGGGAAAGTTTACCGAGGCCCTGAGCCGGGAAGGCAGCAACGACGAGAAGGGCCGCGTCTACGCCCGCATGGCCCTAATCCGCGCTTTCCACAACCGCAAGGCCAGAACTCAAGGAGGCTATCTGATGTCCACCCATGTCGACCTGAACCATCCCAGTCCCGCCTACCACTGTGGGCGCCTGATGTATCTGCTCGCCAACCTGCAGGAGGCCCAGGGCAGCGAAATCAACGCGGGCGTCGTCCAGCGGTACTACGGCGCGGCAAGTGCCACACCCGCCCTGGTCCTGGGCCGCCTCACCCGTCTGAGTCAACATCACCTGTCAAAAATCGGACGTGATCGCCCCGGTCTCGCCTTCACGCTGGAGCGCGATATCGCGCAGGTGTGGACGGCCCTGGGGAAAGACCTTCCGCGGACCCTGACACTGGAGCAGCAAAGCCTCTTCGCCCTGGGCTATTACCAGCAACTGGCCGCGTACAGCACCGAGCGACAGGAACGTGCAGCGGCCAAACGCGCCGCTGAAGGCCAGGCTGGCCTTTCTGATACCGCCACCCCCGAAGTGACCTCTACCGAAAAAGGAGCCTGA
- the cas7c gene encoding type I-C CRISPR-associated protein Cas7/Csd2 → MTQTALTTGPIRNRYEFLLLFDVENGNPNGDPDSGNAPRVDPEDGHGLVSDVAIKRRIRNYVQAAGENIFIQHGTNLNREIFRARTETGGSGRSKAEVDKARAWMCQQFYDVRTFGAVMSTGANAGQVRGPVQVTFARSVNPVFGLEASITRGAVAEDVKNAKTVQDFLDWEAKQDEDKLRTMGRKSFVPYGLFAAKGFVSAHLAEGTGFSEADLKLLLEALLNMYDHDRSASKGLMSSRRLFVFRHVGTDSDTAQRSRQAKLGCAPAHKLLDLNEIVTVKLKDEGKPARRFRDYDVHVDRTKLPAGVELLDLDGWDTAQFENGWQGRQE, encoded by the coding sequence ATGACCCAGACCGCACTGACCACCGGACCCATCCGCAACCGCTACGAGTTCCTGCTTCTGTTCGATGTCGAAAACGGCAATCCCAACGGCGACCCCGACAGCGGGAACGCTCCCCGCGTTGACCCCGAGGACGGGCATGGCCTGGTGTCGGACGTCGCCATCAAGCGCCGCATCCGCAATTACGTGCAGGCGGCAGGCGAGAACATTTTCATCCAGCACGGCACCAACCTGAACCGTGAGATTTTCCGCGCCCGGACGGAGACAGGTGGCAGTGGCAGGTCGAAGGCCGAGGTGGACAAGGCCCGCGCCTGGATGTGCCAGCAGTTTTACGACGTCCGGACCTTCGGCGCGGTCATGAGTACAGGCGCGAACGCCGGTCAGGTGCGCGGCCCAGTGCAGGTGACGTTCGCGCGCAGCGTTAACCCGGTGTTCGGCCTGGAGGCGAGCATCACCCGCGGTGCCGTCGCGGAGGACGTGAAGAACGCCAAGACCGTGCAGGACTTTCTCGACTGGGAGGCCAAACAGGACGAGGACAAACTCCGCACGATGGGCCGCAAGAGCTTCGTGCCCTATGGACTGTTCGCGGCCAAGGGGTTCGTCAGCGCACACCTGGCGGAAGGCACCGGCTTCAGCGAAGCCGACCTGAAGTTGCTGCTGGAAGCCCTGCTGAACATGTACGACCACGACCGCAGCGCCAGCAAGGGCCTGATGAGCAGCCGCCGCCTGTTCGTGTTCCGGCATGTGGGGACGGACAGCGACACTGCACAGCGTTCCCGTCAGGCGAAGTTGGGCTGTGCCCCCGCCCACAAACTGCTCGACCTGAACGAAATCGTCACGGTGAAGCTGAAGGACGAGGGCAAACCCGCCCGGAGGTTCAGGGATTACGACGTGCATGTGGATCGGACGAAACTACCCGCCGGTGTCGAACTTCTCGACCTCGACGGCTGGGACACTGCTCAATTCGAGAACGGCTGGCAGGGACGCCAAGAGTGA
- the cas4 gene encoding CRISPR-associated protein Cas4, with translation MSEEPIPLSGLTHYAYCPRRFALVHVEQEWSENALTARGKQQHERAHGGGSEERDGVKTLRALPLVSRQHGFAGVADVVELLPDGSPRPVEYKSSRIPKTNKPGHHAEDVQLCAQALCLEEMFGVSIPEGFIYHVASRKRREVKFTPELRAAVLRARDGIRELLRTRVLPPPAADDRCQFCSLFDACEPFAPRDFPPGYDPFSTGMDDPRFA, from the coding sequence GTGAGTGAAGAGCCGATTCCTCTCTCCGGCCTCACCCACTACGCCTACTGCCCCAGGCGGTTCGCGCTGGTGCATGTCGAACAGGAGTGGTCGGAGAACGCGCTGACCGCGCGGGGCAAGCAGCAGCACGAACGGGCGCACGGGGGCGGCAGCGAGGAACGGGACGGCGTGAAGACGCTCCGCGCCCTGCCCCTCGTATCGCGCCAGCATGGCTTCGCGGGCGTGGCTGATGTGGTGGAACTGCTGCCCGACGGTTCCCCACGCCCAGTGGAATACAAATCCAGCCGCATCCCCAAAACCAACAAGCCGGGCCACCACGCCGAGGACGTGCAACTCTGCGCCCAGGCCCTCTGCCTGGAAGAGATGTTCGGCGTCAGCATCCCGGAAGGCTTCATCTACCACGTCGCCAGCCGCAAACGGCGCGAGGTGAAGTTCACGCCGGAACTGCGGGCGGCCGTGCTGAGGGCGCGCGACGGGATACGCGAGCTGCTGCGGACCCGCGTGCTGCCCCCGCCCGCCGCCGATGACCGCTGCCAGTTTTGCAGCCTGTTCGACGCCTGCGAACCCTTCGCGCCGCGCGACTTTCCGCCCGGTTACGACCCCTTTTCGACCGGCATGGACGACCCGAGGTTTGCATGA
- the cas1c gene encoding type I-C CRISPR-associated endonuclease Cas1c, with amino-acid sequence MKHLLNTLYVQTQGSYLRLENDNVRVDVEGQPKRMLPLHHLDGVVVFGNVLISPYLVQKLGRAHKPITWLTEWGHFTARTETPVSGNVLLRVAQHACTCDPARTLAVARYVAAGKLQNQKTTLLRSAREAAEEDAPALRQAARDINAQIAVLPLAETVDEVRGIEGTAARVYFEAFSLMLRVNRDFFWLGERTRRPARDPINAVLNYVYTLLAGDCASACQTVGLDPQIGFLHALRPGRQSLALDLMEELRPVVADRAVITLINRQQLTPRDFTLHEGRTVTLTEDGRRTLIKHLQERKGEEVHHPLTGRKTPIGLIPHVQARLLAQHLRGDRPHYPPYLHR; translated from the coding sequence ATGAAGCATCTGCTGAACACCCTGTACGTGCAGACGCAGGGCAGTTACCTGCGACTGGAGAACGACAACGTGCGCGTGGACGTGGAAGGGCAACCCAAGAGGATGCTGCCCCTGCACCACCTTGACGGGGTCGTCGTGTTCGGAAACGTGCTGATCAGCCCGTATCTGGTCCAGAAGCTGGGGCGCGCGCACAAGCCGATCACCTGGCTGACCGAGTGGGGGCACTTCACGGCCCGCACCGAGACGCCCGTCAGTGGAAACGTCCTGCTGCGCGTCGCCCAGCACGCCTGCACCTGCGACCCGGCGCGGACGCTCGCCGTGGCGCGGTATGTCGCGGCGGGCAAACTCCAGAACCAGAAGACGACGCTGCTCCGCTCCGCCCGTGAGGCCGCCGAGGAGGACGCCCCCGCCCTGCGGCAGGCGGCGCGAGACATCAACGCGCAGATCGCCGTGCTGCCCCTCGCGGAGACGGTGGACGAGGTGCGCGGCATCGAGGGCACCGCCGCCCGCGTCTACTTCGAGGCGTTCAGCCTGATGCTGCGCGTGAACCGCGACTTCTTCTGGCTGGGCGAACGCACCCGGCGACCCGCCCGCGACCCGATCAACGCGGTCCTCAACTACGTGTATACCCTCCTCGCGGGCGACTGCGCCAGCGCCTGCCAGACAGTGGGCCTCGACCCGCAGATCGGCTTTCTGCACGCCCTGCGCCCCGGACGGCAGAGCCTCGCCCTCGACCTGATGGAGGAACTGCGGCCTGTTGTCGCGGACCGGGCCGTCATCACCCTGATCAACCGCCAGCAACTCACGCCGCGCGACTTCACGCTGCACGAGGGCCGCACCGTCACCCTCACCGAGGACGGCAGGCGGACCCTTATCAAACACCTTCAGGAACGCAAGGGGGAGGAGGTTCACCACCCGCTGACCGGGCGCAAGACGCCCATCGGCCTGATTCCGCACGTTCAGGCCCGCCTCCTGGCCCAGCATTTGCGCGGGGACCGGCCCCACTACCCGCCTTACCTGCACCGTTGA
- the cas2 gene encoding CRISPR-associated endonuclease Cas2 — MIDLLITYDVSTETSAGRKRLRRVAKVCVAHGQRVQNSVFEVSVTDVQLLALRDRLLQEMDPTEDSIRIYRLRQPREKFVEAFGRDQYRDLSAPLIL; from the coding sequence ATGATCGACCTTCTGATCACCTACGACGTTTCTACCGAGACTTCCGCCGGACGCAAACGCCTGCGCCGCGTCGCCAAAGTCTGTGTGGCGCACGGCCAGCGCGTGCAGAACAGCGTGTTCGAGGTCAGCGTCACCGACGTGCAGCTCCTCGCGCTGCGCGACAGACTGCTTCAGGAAATGGACCCGACCGAGGACAGTATCCGCATTTACCGCCTCCGCCAGCCGCGCGAGAAGTTCGTGGAGGCCTTCGGACGCGACCAGTACCGCGACCTCAGCGCGCCCCTCATCCTGTAA
- a CDS encoding type II toxin-antitoxin system HigB family toxin, which produces MNVLARRTLLKFAEQYPEAREALLAWETLARKKNFASFAEVQEAFATASWVGPDYVVFNIKGNHFRLITTVDFTYKMIRVKEFMRHSDYDKWKP; this is translated from the coding sequence ATGAATGTGCTTGCCAGACGGACTCTGCTCAAATTTGCCGAGCAGTACCCTGAAGCCCGCGAAGCTCTCCTCGCCTGGGAAACCCTGGCGAGAAAAAAGAACTTCGCCTCGTTCGCGGAAGTGCAAGAAGCCTTCGCTACGGCCAGTTGGGTCGGCCCCGACTACGTGGTGTTCAACATCAAGGGCAACCACTTCCGCCTGATCACTACCGTGGATTTCACTTACAAGATGATCCGGGTCAAGGAGTTCATGAGGCACTCGGATTACGACAAGTGGAAGCCCTGA
- a CDS encoding helix-turn-helix domain-containing protein, which translates to MSLNIKNFERAVAALTELPEAALDLLRPITTEEAYDQALEMVDRLSRIVAGDPHHPLGPVYATLIEHIAHYEEEVYPAEPVPPHVMLDFLMDQNGVRQSDLAEKLGVDQSNVSRLINGKKTFTADLIKQLSQIFKVPATVFLA; encoded by the coding sequence ATGTCTCTCAACATCAAGAACTTTGAACGCGCAGTCGCGGCCCTGACTGAACTCCCAGAAGCCGCCCTGGACCTGCTGCGCCCCATCACCACCGAGGAAGCCTATGATCAGGCACTCGAGATGGTGGACCGCCTGAGCCGCATCGTGGCAGGCGACCCCCACCACCCGCTCGGCCCGGTCTACGCGACCCTCATTGAGCACATCGCCCACTACGAAGAGGAGGTCTACCCGGCCGAACCGGTTCCCCCGCACGTCATGCTCGACTTCCTGATGGATCAGAACGGCGTCCGTCAGAGCGATCTCGCTGAGAAACTCGGCGTGGATCAGAGCAATGTCAGCCGCCTGATCAACGGCAAAAAGACCTTCACCGCCGACCTGATCAAGCAACTCAGCCAGATTTTCAAGGTGCCCGCCACCGTGTTCCTGGCCTGA
- a CDS encoding IclR family transcriptional regulator, translating to MTTPARQKPGRTRSGETSSVRTLERGLTVLLALKELRRAPLSQLARQVGLSVSTTYRLLETLRQQGFVEWEEQTGMFSVGLRAYQVGLAFAERNSLLGAAQPEMEALVKELNETVNLAVLYDTEAVYVHQVEGRQLVRMFAHLGDSAPLHCSGVGKALLAWRPTEDARQKLGEGPYAAYTPHTLTTLPALLAELERVREQGYSLDDEERELGVRCVAVPVRDQSGQVVASLSISAPTSRFTREQIKDVAERMNRAANQVSARLGWE from the coding sequence ATGACCACGCCCGCACGCCAAAAACCCGGCCGCACCCGCAGCGGCGAAACGAGCAGCGTCCGTACCCTGGAGCGCGGACTGACGGTCCTGCTGGCGCTGAAGGAACTGCGCCGCGCGCCCCTCAGCCAGCTTGCGCGGCAGGTCGGCTTATCTGTCAGCACCACCTACCGCCTGCTGGAAACGCTGCGGCAACAGGGCTTCGTGGAGTGGGAGGAGCAGACCGGGATGTTCAGCGTGGGCCTGCGCGCCTATCAGGTGGGCCTGGCCTTTGCCGAGCGCAACAGCCTGCTGGGTGCGGCCCAGCCCGAGATGGAAGCCCTGGTGAAGGAGCTGAACGAGACGGTGAACCTGGCCGTGCTGTACGACACCGAGGCGGTGTACGTGCATCAGGTGGAGGGGCGCCAGCTCGTGCGGATGTTCGCGCACCTGGGGGACAGCGCGCCGCTGCACTGTTCGGGCGTGGGCAAGGCGCTGCTGGCCTGGCGGCCCACGGAGGATGCCCGCCAGAAGCTGGGCGAAGGCCCGTATGCGGCCTACACGCCCCACACCCTCACCACCCTCCCGGCGCTGCTGGCCGAGCTGGAGCGGGTGCGCGAGCAGGGCTACAGCCTCGACGACGAGGAACGCGAACTGGGCGTGCGCTGCGTAGCGGTGCCGGTCCGGGACCAGTCGGGCCAGGTCGTGGCGTCCCTCAGCATCTCCGCGCCCACCTCCCGCTTCACCCGCGAGCAGATCAAGGATGTGGCCGAGCGGATGAACCGGGCCGCGAATCAGGTTTCGGCCCGGCTGGGGTGGGAATAG
- the aceB gene encoding malate synthase A, protein MTINAPVQEAYAEILTPEALAFVADLHRRFDARRRELLAAREERQKRLDAGELPDFLPETADVRAGDWKIAPLPEDLQDRRVEITGPVDRKMIINALNSGARMFMADFEDASSPTWENMIEGQINLRDAVRGEISLDQGGKQYRLNDQTAMLLVRPRGLHLPEKHVTVDGETMSGPLFDFGLYAFHNMQERLNRGTGTYFYIPKLESHLEARWWNDVFTFAEDTLGVPRGTIRATVLIETILAAFEMDEILYELREHSAGLNSGRWDYIFSYIKKFRNRDDKILPDRAQVTMAVPMMSNYSKLAVKTAHRRGAPAIGGMSAFIPVKNDPEANTRAFAQVRADKEREATNGHDGTWVAHPGMVQLATEVFDQLMPTPNQIDSGKQADLQVTAADLLTPPDGIVTEAGVRTNIDVGTQYLAAWLQGRGAVPIHNLMEDAATAEISRAQLWQWLHNGVKLEDGRTLTPELLDTFFEEELGKLGPDYAEAGKLFKDISTRSPLAEFLTLPAYRELA, encoded by the coding sequence ATGACGATCAACGCTCCCGTTCAGGAGGCCTACGCCGAGATCCTGACGCCCGAGGCGCTGGCCTTTGTGGCCGACCTGCACCGGCGCTTCGATGCCCGCCGCCGCGAACTGCTGGCGGCCCGCGAGGAGCGGCAGAAGCGGCTGGACGCGGGCGAGCTGCCCGACTTCCTGCCCGAGACGGCGGACGTCCGCGCGGGCGACTGGAAGATCGCGCCCCTGCCCGAAGACCTGCAAGACCGCCGTGTGGAGATCACCGGTCCGGTGGACCGCAAGATGATCATCAATGCGCTCAACAGCGGCGCGCGGATGTTCATGGCCGACTTCGAGGACGCCAGCAGCCCTACCTGGGAGAACATGATCGAGGGCCAGATCAACCTGCGTGACGCGGTGCGTGGCGAGATCAGCCTCGACCAGGGCGGCAAGCAGTACCGCCTGAACGACCAGACGGCCATGCTGCTGGTGCGTCCGCGCGGCCTGCACCTGCCCGAGAAGCACGTCACCGTGGACGGCGAGACGATGAGCGGCCCCCTCTTCGACTTCGGCCTGTATGCCTTCCACAACATGCAGGAGCGCCTGAACCGCGGCACCGGCACCTACTTCTACATTCCCAAGCTCGAAAGCCACCTCGAAGCGCGCTGGTGGAACGACGTGTTCACCTTCGCGGAGGACACCCTCGGCGTGCCGCGCGGCACCATCCGCGCCACGGTCCTGATCGAGACAATCCTGGCGGCCTTCGAGATGGACGAGATCCTCTACGAGCTGCGCGAGCACTCGGCGGGCCTGAACAGCGGGCGCTGGGACTACATCTTCAGCTACATCAAGAAGTTCCGTAACCGCGACGACAAGATTCTCCCCGACCGCGCCCAGGTCACGATGGCGGTCCCGATGATGTCGAACTACTCCAAGCTTGCCGTCAAGACCGCCCACCGGCGCGGCGCCCCGGCCATCGGCGGCATGAGCGCCTTTATTCCCGTCAAGAACGACCCGGAGGCCAACACGCGCGCCTTCGCCCAGGTCCGCGCCGACAAGGAGCGCGAGGCGACGAACGGCCACGACGGCACCTGGGTGGCGCACCCCGGCATGGTGCAGCTCGCCACCGAGGTCTTCGACCAGCTGATGCCCACGCCCAACCAGATCGATTCGGGCAAGCAGGCGGACCTCCAGGTGACGGCGGCGGACCTCCTCACCCCGCCCGACGGCATCGTGACCGAGGCGGGCGTGCGGACGAACATCGACGTGGGGACGCAGTACCTCGCCGCCTGGCTCCAGGGCCGGGGCGCGGTGCCGATCCACAACCTGATGGAAGACGCCGCGACCGCCGAGATCAGCCGCGCGCAGCTCTGGCAGTGGCTGCACAACGGCGTCAAGCTGGAAGATGGCCGGACCCTCACGCCCGAACTGCTCGACACCTTCTTCGAAGAGGAACTGGGCAAGCTCGGCCCCGACTACGCCGAAGCCGGGAAGCTCTTCAAGGACATCTCCACCCGCTCGCCGCTGGCCGAGTTCCTGACTCTGCCCGCCTACCGGGAACTCGCTTGA
- a CDS encoding glycerate kinase type-2 family protein, producing the protein MSAPGKAPAATDMRALLADSYRSALEAVAPARLLAPYLTGPRPDFVLAFGKAALPMLRAALEAYPGVPGLAVPPRGTLDLSAPEGAEVLPGSHPVPDEHSTGAAEQALARVRELPEGAQLLVLVSGGGSALLSAPWGVTLAQKQALTRDLLRAGAAIEEINAVRKHLSQTKGGRLAQATRAQVRALLISDVIGDDPSVIASGPTVPDATTFADALAVLDRYGIEAPEARAHLEAGARGELAETPKPGELPHVENIIIGSNRVLLEAAQAFLTEQGVRSVILSDTFEGEARDLAGFHASLVESIRDYGTPFHGPLVLLSGGEATVTVRGEGRGGRNQEFALWLLEDLGERGVYALSAGSDGIDGNSDAAGAFLTPDSLARARAAGLDPRGFLARNDSGTFFAALGDALITGPSGHNLNDYRAIYVE; encoded by the coding sequence ATGAGCGCGCCGGGCAAGGCTCCAGCCGCGACGGACATGCGGGCGCTGCTGGCCGACAGCTACCGCTCGGCGCTGGAGGCGGTGGCCCCCGCCCGCCTCCTGGCCCCCTACCTGACCGGGCCGCGCCCCGACTTCGTGCTGGCCTTCGGCAAGGCGGCGCTGCCGATGCTGCGCGCGGCGCTGGAAGCCTACCCCGGCGTGCCGGGCCTGGCGGTGCCGCCGCGCGGAACGCTGGACCTCAGCGCGCCGGAAGGAGCGGAGGTGCTGCCCGGCAGCCATCCCGTGCCGGACGAGCACAGCACCGGGGCCGCCGAGCAGGCACTCGCGCGGGTGCGGGAGCTGCCGGAAGGGGCGCAACTCCTCGTCCTCGTCTCCGGTGGCGGGAGTGCGCTGCTGAGTGCTCCCTGGGGCGTGACCCTCGCGCAGAAGCAGGCGCTCACCCGTGACCTGTTGCGCGCCGGGGCCGCCATCGAGGAGATCAACGCCGTCCGCAAGCACCTCTCGCAGACGAAGGGCGGGCGGCTGGCGCAGGCGACGCGCGCTCAGGTGCGTGCCCTCCTGATCTCCGACGTGATCGGGGACGACCCCTCGGTGATCGCCAGCGGCCCCACCGTGCCCGACGCCACCACCTTCGCGGACGCGCTGGCCGTGCTGGACCGTTACGGGATCGAGGCCCCGGAGGCCCGCGCGCACCTTGAGGCGGGCGCACGCGGCGAACTGGCCGAGACGCCCAAACCCGGCGAACTGCCCCACGTCGAGAACATCATCATCGGCTCGAACCGCGTGCTGCTGGAAGCGGCGCAGGCGTTCCTGACGGAACAGGGCGTCCGCTCGGTGATCCTCTCCGACACCTTTGAGGGCGAGGCGCGCGACCTGGCCGGATTCCACGCCTCGCTGGTGGAGAGTATCCGCGACTACGGCACGCCCTTCCACGGACCGCTGGTGCTGCTCTCGGGCGGGGAGGCGACCGTCACGGTACGTGGCGAGGGGCGCGGCGGGCGCAATCAGGAGTTCGCGCTCTGGCTGCTGGAGGACCTGGGGGAACGGGGAGTCTATGCCCTCTCCGCCGGTTCGGACGGCATCGACGGCAACAGCGACGCGGCGGGAGCGTTCCTGACCCCGGATTCCCTGGCACGTGCGCGGGCGGCGGGCCTCGACCCTCGGGGCTTCCTCGCACGCAACGATTCGGGCACCTTCTTCGCGGCGCTGGGGGACGCGCTGATCACCGGTCCCAGCGGGCATAACCTCAACGACTACCGCGCGATTTACGTCGAATAG
- a CDS encoding 2-hydroxy-3-oxopropionate reductase: protein MTTGTQKERIGFIGLGIMGLPMARNLIKAGYGLTVNNRGPEAEQALAAEGAKVARTAREVAEQSDIVITMLPDSPQVEEVVLGENGVAEGLRAGGLYIDMSSVAPSTARKVAEALKAKGADSLDAPVSGGQVGAEQATLSIMVGGSEDAFGRARPIFEAVGKNIVYIGGPGAGQVTKICNQIVVALTIQAVAEALTLARKSGVDAAKVREALLGGFAQSRILDLHGQRILDGNFKPGFRINLHRKDLRLALEAGREQAVPLFATAGVAELMNSMIAQGMGDLDHSGLAALYAQLAGLD from the coding sequence ATGACGACGGGGACGCAAAAGGAACGCATCGGCTTTATCGGCCTGGGCATCATGGGCCTCCCGATGGCCCGCAACCTGATCAAGGCGGGCTACGGCCTCACGGTGAACAACCGCGGCCCCGAAGCCGAACAGGCGCTGGCCGCCGAGGGTGCCAAGGTGGCCCGCACCGCCCGCGAGGTGGCCGAGCAGAGCGACATCGTGATCACGATGCTGCCCGACAGCCCGCAGGTCGAAGAAGTCGTGCTGGGCGAGAACGGCGTGGCGGAAGGGCTGCGCGCGGGTGGCCTCTACATCGACATGAGCAGCGTCGCGCCCAGCACCGCCCGCAAGGTGGCGGAGGCACTGAAGGCGAAGGGGGCCGATTCGCTCGATGCCCCCGTCTCCGGCGGTCAGGTCGGCGCGGAGCAGGCCACCCTCAGCATCATGGTGGGCGGCAGCGAGGACGCCTTCGGACGCGCCCGCCCCATCTTCGAGGCCGTCGGTAAGAACATCGTCTACATCGGCGGCCCCGGTGCGGGTCAGGTGACGAAAATCTGCAACCAGATCGTCGTGGCCCTGACCATCCAGGCGGTGGCCGAGGCGCTCACCCTGGCGCGCAAGAGCGGCGTGGACGCGGCGAAGGTGCGCGAGGCGCTGCTCGGCGGCTTCGCGCAGAGCCGCATTCTGGACCTGCACGGGCAGCGCATTCTGGACGGCAACTTCAAGCCGGGCTTCCGCATCAACCTGCACCGCAAGGACCTGCGCCTGGCGCTGGAAGCGGGCCGCGAGCAGGCCGTGCCGCTCTTCGCTACCGCTGGGGTGGCGGAGCTGATGAACAGCATGATCGCGCAGGGCATGGGCGACCTCGACCACTCGGGCCTCGCGGCGCTGTACGCGCAACTGGCCGGGCTGGACTGA